One Methanolobus sp. WCC4 DNA segment encodes these proteins:
- a CDS encoding type III PLP-dependent enzyme, translated as MRKEQYNFPLEDLISEDDFEKVKKFAKDKETPFLVIDLAKVGKMYDELIENMPFVKVYYAIKANPLDEVILTLKNKGSNFDAATVYEIDHLLRLGVQPERISYGNTIKKEKDVAYAYQKGVRLFVTDSESDLRKIAKNAPGSRVFFRLLTESDGADWPLSRKFGAHPDVVFELIILAQELGLEPYGLSFHVGSQQRDIGQWDNALSKCKYLFEAVALHGIKLKMINLGGGFPAKYLSPANELSTYAHEILRFIKEDFGDDHPEIIIEPGRSLVADAGIIVTEVIMISKKSKLNQYKWVYLDIGKFGGLIETLEECIKYPIYSERKGYEEEAILAGPTCDSMDILYEDHKYVFPDAMEEGERLYVFTTGAYTQSYCSVAFNGIPPLKAYVM; from the coding sequence ATGAGAAAAGAGCAATACAACTTCCCTCTAGAGGATCTTATCTCAGAGGATGACTTTGAAAAGGTAAAAAAGTTCGCAAAGGACAAAGAGACCCCCTTCCTTGTTATAGACCTTGCTAAAGTCGGAAAGATGTACGATGAACTAATAGAGAATATGCCTTTTGTCAAGGTATACTATGCAATAAAGGCAAATCCTCTTGATGAGGTCATCCTGACACTCAAGAATAAAGGTTCGAACTTCGATGCTGCAACAGTCTATGAAATAGACCATCTGTTAAGACTTGGTGTCCAGCCTGAAAGGATCAGCTATGGTAATACTATCAAAAAGGAAAAGGATGTTGCCTACGCATACCAGAAAGGTGTTCGTCTCTTTGTTACGGATTCTGAGAGCGATCTGAGGAAGATAGCAAAGAATGCACCAGGTTCCCGGGTATTCTTCCGTCTGTTAACAGAAAGTGATGGTGCTGACTGGCCACTTTCCCGTAAGTTCGGCGCACATCCGGATGTTGTTTTTGAACTTATAATCCTGGCACAGGAACTCGGGCTTGAACCCTACGGCCTGTCATTCCATGTCGGTTCTCAGCAACGCGATATAGGACAATGGGACAATGCTCTTTCAAAATGCAAATACCTCTTCGAAGCCGTTGCTCTTCATGGTATAAAACTTAAGATGATAAATCTGGGCGGTGGTTTCCCTGCTAAATACCTCTCACCTGCCAATGAGCTCAGCACATATGCACATGAGATCCTGCGATTCATAAAAGAAGACTTCGGAGATGATCACCCGGAGATTATCATAGAACCCGGACGCTCACTTGTTGCAGATGCGGGAATAATTGTCACCGAGGTCATCATGATATCAAAGAAGTCAAAACTGAATCAGTACAAATGGGTCTATCTGGATATAGGAAAGTTCGGAGGACTTATTGAGACCCTTGAAGAATGCATAAAATATCCCATATACTCTGAAAGGAAAGGATATGAGGAAGAGGCCATACTTGCCGGGCCTACCTGTGACAGCATGGACATCCTCTATGAGGACCATAAATATGTGTTTCCGGATGCAATGGAAGAAGGTGAACGTCTCTATGTTTTCACTACAGGTGCATACACCCAGAGTTACTGTTCCGTCGCCTTCAATGGCATCCCACCTTTGAAAGCATACGTGATGTGA
- a CDS encoding potassium channel family protein, translating into MNEILKRIIGKSCFKIGIFMIIILFITVLTGILMYIIEGKNGGFNTIPLSIYWASSTLLTVGYGDIVPQTGFGRIIAILLQTLGYSILFVPVVIVVYEIVNTFLNLFSGTVNDNP; encoded by the coding sequence ATGAATGAGATACTGAAACGGATCATAGGAAAAAGCTGTTTCAAAATTGGGATATTCATGATCATAATATTATTCATAACAGTACTGACAGGTATCCTGATGTACATTATAGAAGGAAAGAATGGTGGCTTTAATACTATCCCATTATCGATATACTGGGCATCTTCAACACTCCTGACCGTAGGATACGGTGACATCGTACCGCAGACAGGATTCGGCAGGATCATTGCCATCTTACTTCAGACCCTTGGTTACAGTATCCTCTTCGTACCTGTGGTCATTGTAGTGTATGAGATCGTGAACACGTTCCTCAACCTTTTTTCAGGAACCGTTAATGACAATCCGTAG
- a CDS encoding HAD-IC family P-type ATPase, whose product MSGEVSWYRTGPEETFTLLETGKEGLKEEEASLRLSKHGYNEVETKKKHGPLYLFLKQFKNPLIYVLITAAVVTFLLDEYADSAVITGVVLANAIIGFVQERKAENALELLAKMMQPEATVLRDGLREQIHSRELVVGDVVLLEAGARVPADLRLFQTRNLSIDESALTGESVAAEKDTIALTGEDVPLGDQKNMAFSATLITHGTGMGVVVSTGIRTEIGKISELIRETETISTPLTRTIDRLGKKLFLVIILLSIITYFVGRYQGFEDLEIFLATVSMAVAAIPEGLPALITISLAIGVKAMASKNAIVRNLPSVETLGSASVICSDKTGTLTMNQMTVVSIYTSEGMFSVTGDGYSIEGGFFQNGQPIDAAKYPSLVQTLKAGALCNDAYMKEDGGIDGDPTERALLVSGRKLSAFHLPRLDSIPFESEKMFMATLNEPDEGTNIIYVKGSPEKIVSMCTSRYDGENETDLHGGKILEAASEMASRGLRVIAMAYRHMDVNKKEMAPEDIHDLIFLGLQGMMDPPREEAREAIKKCNTAGIRVIMITGDHVLTANSIAGQLGIKTGGVLSGSDLGAMSDEHLSGELGTISVFARTSPEDKSRIVGLLQKKGDVVAVTGDGINDAPALKKADIGVAMGMSGTEVAKEASDMVLADDNFASIVNAVEEGRDVYDKIQKVVLWTLPTNAAEGLAIMTAVLLGITNPPLLPIHILWINTVTAIGLGVPIVFEPKERNLLMRAPRPPDEPLLLPVIKQRIVIVALLMVTASFLLFFEKTGAGVDISKAQTIVLNTIVLFEIFYLFTSKSIYENVLDRLFSNRAMLGGIFIVLSLQFFITYSSMMNTVLRTSPLDISDWIAIILISSTVFFLIEAEKKLHKQSRENKGR is encoded by the coding sequence ATGAGTGGGGAGGTTAGCTGGTACCGCACAGGTCCGGAAGAGACCTTTACTCTTCTTGAGACGGGAAAGGAAGGATTGAAAGAAGAAGAGGCGAGCCTCCGTCTTTCAAAGCATGGTTACAACGAAGTTGAAACTAAGAAAAAACACGGGCCATTGTACCTGTTCTTAAAGCAATTCAAAAATCCTCTTATCTATGTACTGATAACTGCAGCAGTTGTCACATTCCTTCTGGATGAATATGCGGATTCTGCTGTTATTACAGGTGTTGTTCTTGCCAATGCCATCATAGGTTTCGTGCAGGAAAGAAAAGCGGAGAATGCCCTTGAACTTCTTGCAAAGATGATGCAACCGGAAGCCACTGTTCTGAGGGACGGTCTGCGTGAGCAGATCCATAGCCGGGAACTTGTCGTCGGTGATGTCGTGCTGCTTGAGGCGGGAGCAAGGGTTCCGGCAGACCTTCGTTTGTTCCAGACCAGGAATCTCAGTATAGATGAATCGGCCCTTACCGGTGAATCCGTGGCCGCTGAAAAGGATACAATTGCCCTGACAGGCGAGGATGTACCCCTTGGTGACCAGAAGAACATGGCATTTTCCGCAACACTGATCACACATGGCACCGGCATGGGTGTGGTAGTATCCACTGGCATCAGGACCGAGATAGGTAAGATATCGGAACTTATCAGGGAAACAGAGACAATATCCACTCCCCTCACACGCACGATCGACCGCCTGGGAAAGAAGCTTTTCCTTGTCATCATACTACTTTCGATCATCACATACTTTGTCGGGAGATATCAGGGTTTTGAGGATCTGGAAATATTCCTTGCCACTGTAAGCATGGCTGTGGCAGCTATCCCTGAAGGATTGCCTGCACTTATCACCATATCCCTTGCTATTGGTGTAAAAGCCATGGCATCGAAGAACGCTATTGTAAGGAACCTGCCATCTGTTGAAACATTGGGTTCGGCAAGTGTCATCTGTTCCGACAAGACCGGCACTCTCACGATGAATCAGATGACCGTGGTCTCAATATACACCTCAGAAGGCATGTTCTCGGTTACAGGCGATGGATACTCCATAGAAGGTGGTTTCTTTCAGAATGGACAGCCCATAGATGCAGCGAAGTATCCCTCGCTTGTACAGACACTCAAGGCCGGAGCCCTGTGCAATGATGCCTACATGAAGGAAGATGGCGGTATTGACGGAGACCCCACAGAACGTGCATTGCTCGTATCAGGAAGAAAGTTGTCGGCATTCCATCTCCCAAGGCTGGATTCAATTCCCTTTGAATCAGAGAAGATGTTCATGGCAACTCTGAATGAACCGGATGAGGGTACGAACATCATTTATGTAAAAGGCTCTCCTGAAAAGATAGTGAGCATGTGCACCTCTCGGTATGACGGAGAGAACGAAACAGACCTTCATGGTGGAAAGATACTTGAAGCAGCTTCCGAAATGGCGTCAAGGGGATTGCGTGTCATAGCAATGGCATACAGGCATATGGATGTCAATAAGAAGGAGATGGCTCCTGAAGATATACATGACCTTATCTTCCTTGGATTACAGGGTATGATGGACCCGCCACGGGAAGAGGCCAGGGAAGCGATAAAAAAGTGCAATACTGCAGGCATCAGGGTTATAATGATCACCGGAGACCATGTCCTTACAGCAAACAGCATTGCCGGACAGCTTGGGATCAAAACTGGTGGTGTTTTATCCGGGTCGGACCTGGGAGCCATGTCCGATGAACATCTTTCCGGGGAACTGGGAACGATATCGGTCTTTGCCCGTACATCCCCTGAAGACAAATCCCGTATTGTAGGCCTGCTCCAGAAGAAAGGAGATGTGGTGGCTGTTACCGGGGATGGTATCAATGATGCGCCTGCCCTTAAAAAAGCGGACATAGGTGTGGCTATGGGTATGTCCGGTACCGAGGTTGCAAAAGAAGCTTCTGACATGGTCCTTGCAGATGATAATTTCGCATCGATCGTCAATGCTGTGGAGGAAGGAAGGGATGTCTATGACAAGATACAGAAGGTAGTTCTCTGGACCTTACCGACCAATGCAGCCGAAGGACTTGCCATTATGACAGCAGTATTGTTAGGGATCACAAACCCTCCACTGTTACCTATCCATATCCTGTGGATCAATACTGTCACAGCTATTGGACTTGGTGTTCCCATTGTATTCGAACCAAAGGAAAGGAACCTCCTTATGAGAGCACCAAGACCACCGGATGAGCCATTGCTTCTCCCGGTGATAAAACAAAGGATAGTGATCGTAGCACTTTTGATGGTAACTGCAAGTTTCCTGCTCTTCTTCGAAAAGACAGGTGCAGGTGTCGATATATCAAAGGCACAGACAATTGTCCTGAACACCATTGTCCTTTTTGAGATATTCTACCTCTTCACTTCAAAATCCATCTATGAGAATGTCCTGGATCGCTTGTTCTCGAACCGTGCAATGCTTGGCGGGATATTCATTGTGCTGTCATTGCAATTTTTCATTACATATAGTTCCATGATGAATACTGTCCTGAGAACCTCTCCGCTCGATATCTCAGACTGGATAGCGATCATACTGATCTCAAGTACTGTATTCTTCCTGATCGAAGCGGAAAAGAAGTTGCATAAACAATCCAGGGAAAATAAAGGACGATAG
- a CDS encoding ribulose-bisphosphate carboxylase, producing MSSIHEDLVKSLNPKQEAYVNLELPEPTNGEYLLSVFRLVPGGKFNVLQAAAEVAAESSTGTNFKVNTETPFSRTMNALVYQLDLDRELVWIAYPWRLFDRGGNVQNILTYIVGNILGMKEVAALKLLDVWFPPSMLEQYDGPGFTVDDMRRYLNVYDRPILGTIVKPKMGLTSAEYAEVCYDFWAGGGDFVKNDEPQANQDFCPYEKMVAHVKEAMDKAVRETGQKKVHSFNVSAADFDTMIERCEMIVNAGFEPGSYAFLIDGITAGWMAVQTLRRRYPDVFIHFHRAAHGAFTRPENPLGFSVLVLSKFARLAGASGIHTGTAGVGKMKGTPEEDVVAAHEIQYMSAEGHFFTQSWSKIPETDKDAIAIVNEDIAHHVVLEDDSWRGMKKCCPIVSGGLNPVRLKPFIDVMGNVDFITTMGSGVHAHPEGTQAGAKALVQACDAYLRGVDIEEYAKDHKELAQAIEFFTKAAKDAM from the coding sequence ATGAGTTCTATTCACGAAGATCTGGTCAAGTCGCTCAATCCGAAACAGGAAGCATATGTGAATCTGGAGTTGCCGGAACCCACCAACGGAGAATACCTTCTCAGTGTCTTCCGTCTGGTGCCTGGAGGTAAGTTCAATGTATTGCAGGCTGCTGCTGAGGTTGCTGCTGAATCGTCCACTGGGACGAATTTCAAGGTCAATACAGAGACACCATTCTCAAGGACCATGAACGCGCTGGTCTACCAGCTGGACCTTGACAGGGAACTTGTATGGATAGCATATCCGTGGAGGCTCTTTGACAGGGGAGGGAATGTCCAGAATATACTCACCTACATTGTGGGCAACATTCTCGGAATGAAGGAGGTTGCAGCTCTTAAACTCCTTGATGTATGGTTCCCTCCATCCATGCTGGAACAGTATGATGGTCCTGGTTTTACAGTGGACGATATGCGCAGGTATCTCAATGTGTACGACAGGCCGATCCTCGGGACCATCGTCAAACCGAAGATGGGACTCACATCTGCAGAGTATGCAGAGGTCTGTTATGATTTCTGGGCAGGCGGTGGTGATTTTGTCAAGAATGATGAACCACAGGCCAACCAGGATTTCTGTCCCTATGAGAAGATGGTAGCTCATGTAAAGGAGGCTATGGACAAGGCTGTAAGGGAAACAGGACAGAAGAAAGTGCATTCATTCAACGTCTCTGCCGCAGATTTCGATACCATGATCGAAAGGTGTGAGATGATAGTCAATGCAGGTTTCGAACCCGGAAGTTATGCATTCCTCATTGACGGTATAACTGCCGGATGGATGGCCGTACAGACTCTCAGGCGCAGGTATCCTGATGTCTTCATCCACTTCCACAGGGCAGCTCACGGTGCTTTCACAAGACCTGAGAACCCCCTTGGATTCTCTGTGCTGGTACTCTCAAAGTTCGCAAGACTTGCAGGTGCTTCAGGTATTCACACAGGTACTGCTGGTGTGGGTAAGATGAAGGGAACACCGGAAGAGGATGTCGTTGCAGCCCATGAGATCCAGTATATGAGTGCAGAGGGTCATTTCTTCACACAGAGCTGGTCAAAGATACCTGAAACGGATAAGGATGCCATAGCTATTGTCAATGAAGATATTGCGCATCACGTGGTACTCGAGGATGATAGCTGGAGAGGCATGAAGAAATGCTGTCCTATCGTATCAGGTGGCCTGAATCCTGTGAGGCTAAAGCCATTCATCGATGTGATGGGAAATGTTGATTTCATAACCACCATGGGTTCAGGTGTACATGCTCACCCTGAAGGCACACAGGCAGGAGCAAAGGCCCTTGTACAGGCATGTGATGCCTACCTTAGAGGTGTGGATATAGAGGAATATGCTAAGGACCATAAGGAACTGGCACAGGCAATTGAGTTCTTCACAAAGGCAGCGAAAGATGCAATGTGA
- a CDS encoding CPBP family glutamic-type intramembrane protease, translating to MRIRELVDWNIYWFLFVLGELSFLASFPYSITMSKEFLYDLGVSLPSLLATQFIRSTVILMIAIFTGLYLGKKVGLETPILSSLSEKKEFPSETTSIVKLSILMGLFLSIVLFVLDYFVFSMFTEPLITFLTTPPLWQRLLYSIYAGIVEEIVLRFLLVTLLVWISWKIRKTADGQPTKTGVLISIVLISLIYAIGYLVSYSPLLMDQILALRFVVLNGIAGMVMGWLYWKKGLEASLLANLTASFMLFVVFGSFF from the coding sequence ATGAGAATAAGGGAACTTGTGGACTGGAACATCTACTGGTTCCTCTTCGTGCTTGGAGAGCTTTCCTTCCTTGCATCTTTCCCCTATTCTATAACAATGTCAAAGGAATTCCTGTATGATCTGGGAGTTTCTTTGCCCAGTTTATTGGCAACACAATTCATTCGGTCTACGGTCATTTTGATGATCGCCATATTCACAGGTCTTTATCTTGGAAAAAAAGTGGGTCTGGAAACACCGATTCTCAGTTCATTATCTGAAAAAAAAGAATTCCCTTCTGAAACGACTTCTATTGTGAAGCTGTCCATTCTCATGGGTCTGTTCCTGTCCATTGTATTGTTCGTTCTTGACTATTTTGTATTTTCAATGTTCACTGAACCTCTCATAACCTTTCTGACAACACCACCATTATGGCAACGTTTACTGTATTCCATATACGCAGGTATTGTAGAAGAGATAGTGCTGAGATTCTTGCTGGTTACACTACTCGTGTGGATCTCGTGGAAGATAAGGAAGACAGCAGATGGTCAGCCAACCAAAACCGGTGTGTTGATCTCAATAGTGCTGATAAGTCTCATATATGCTATTGGATATCTGGTATCGTACTCACCATTGTTGATGGATCAGATACTTGCTTTACGTTTTGTAGTCCTGAACGGTATAGCAGGCATGGTTATGGGGTGGTTATACTGGAAAAAAGGACTTGAGGCATCACTCTTAGCAAACCTGACTGCAAGTTTTATGTTGTTCGTCGTTTTTGGCTCATTCTTTTGA
- a CDS encoding peptidylprolyl isomerase — MTIKDGDTVKVDYTGMLEDGSVFDSSEGRQPLEFTVGSGQVIKGFDDAVMGLEVGDETEITIPPEEAYGEHKSSLVDTVSRDLVQSNDMVMEIGKTFFVQTPHGEPMPAKVIALTDDEVTFDLNHPLAGKTLTFKIKVVEA; from the coding sequence TTGACAATAAAAGACGGCGATACAGTAAAGGTAGACTATACAGGAATGCTTGAAGACGGCTCTGTTTTCGATTCATCCGAGGGAAGACAGCCTCTGGAATTCACAGTAGGCTCCGGTCAGGTAATAAAGGGATTTGACGATGCAGTAATGGGGCTGGAAGTCGGTGATGAGACAGAGATCACAATTCCTCCTGAAGAAGCATATGGTGAACATAAGTCCTCACTGGTTGACACTGTATCCAGAGACCTTGTTCAAAGCAACGATATGGTGATGGAGATTGGTAAGACATTCTTCGTGCAGACGCCACATGGGGAACCTATGCCTGCAAAAGTGATTGCTCTTACTGATGATGAGGTCACGTTCGACCTGAACCATCCTCTTGCCGGCAAGACGCTGACATTTAAGATCAAAGTTGTAGAAGCTTAG
- a CDS encoding class I SAM-dependent methyltransferase yields the protein MDLKNVHVCPAEIAGILDNRFRRKLQNPETIMGPFVKEGMTVLDLGCGPGFFSVVLAKLVGASGKVIAVDLQEGMLQKVRNKVQGTKLEKRIILHKCEADRIGISEKVDLVNTFYMLHEVPDQKKTLAEIKEILKPDGLLLICEPYLHVSGRAFKNTISKAEALGFVALERPEIFFSRAVLMKKS from the coding sequence GTGGACCTTAAGAATGTACATGTATGTCCTGCTGAGATCGCAGGCATCCTTGACAACAGATTCCGAAGGAAGCTTCAGAATCCCGAAACCATAATGGGACCATTTGTGAAAGAAGGTATGACGGTACTCGACCTTGGTTGCGGCCCGGGATTCTTCTCAGTGGTGCTGGCAAAACTCGTAGGCGCTTCAGGGAAAGTAATTGCTGTTGATTTGCAGGAAGGAATGCTTCAGAAGGTCAGGAATAAAGTTCAGGGAACTAAACTCGAAAAACGCATCATCCTGCATAAATGTGAAGCTGACAGGATCGGCATCTCTGAGAAGGTGGACCTTGTTAACACTTTTTACATGCTGCATGAGGTTCCAGATCAGAAAAAGACCCTTGCTGAAATAAAGGAGATCCTGAAACCAGATGGACTTTTATTGATATGCGAACCATACCTGCATGTTTCAGGAAGGGCTTTTAAGAACACTATCTCAAAAGCTGAAGCTCTGGGATTTGTTGCTCTCGAAAGGCCAGAGATATTCTTCAGCAGGGCTGTCCTGATGAAAAAGAGCTGA
- a CDS encoding HD domain-containing protein: MKGNEFGNLSEWFQEYVRSFYTDDDFIQQNIILKEEHSLRVVENAVLIAEAGKLDDEDLFLARTIALFHDIGRFEQIRKYRTFRDSDSENHANLGVRVLKEEKVLSNLPASEQKLILTAIGCHNMHILPDIPDKKTHLHSRIIRDADKLDIYKVFTDHFAIRAESPNSALDQEMPDTHGYSKVIIDDLMNNKIASMQDVRNYNDLNLTRLAWVFDMNTVKAMQLLRERGYIEKIIAVLPQSKEIDELHSHLENYIDNILENKTSGP, encoded by the coding sequence ATGAAAGGAAATGAGTTTGGGAATCTCAGTGAGTGGTTTCAGGAATATGTCAGGTCATTCTATACAGATGATGACTTCATCCAGCAGAACATAATCCTGAAAGAGGAACATAGCCTCAGGGTCGTTGAGAATGCTGTTCTGATCGCTGAAGCTGGGAAACTTGATGATGAGGACTTATTTCTGGCAAGGACGATCGCTCTTTTTCATGATATTGGTCGCTTCGAGCAGATCAGGAAATACAGGACATTCAGGGATTCCGACTCAGAGAACCATGCAAATCTTGGAGTAAGGGTTCTGAAGGAAGAGAAAGTACTTTCCAATTTGCCAGCCAGTGAACAGAAGCTTATCCTTACAGCGATCGGCTGCCACAATATGCATATTCTTCCTGATATACCAGATAAGAAGACCCATCTGCATTCACGTATCATAAGGGATGCGGATAAACTTGATATCTATAAGGTCTTCACTGACCACTTTGCGATCAGGGCAGAATCCCCGAATTCCGCACTCGATCAGGAGATGCCAGATACGCACGGATACTCAAAGGTCATTATTGATGACCTGATGAACAATAAGATAGCAAGCATGCAGGATGTCAGGAATTACAATGACCTGAACCTGACCCGTCTGGCATGGGTATTCGATATGAATACCGTTAAAGCCATGCAGCTTCTCCGCGAGAGAGGATACATAGAGAAGATAATTGCTGTTTTGCCTCAAAGTAAAGAGATAGATGAGCTTCATTCTCATCTTGAGAATTACATAGACAATATTCTGGAGAACAAGACCAGTGGACCTTAA
- a CDS encoding DNA alkylation repair protein: MNKEIEEMKNRLIEAYHSSRNEEQAFQMSAYMKNQFPFLGTKKPQRTVLQKQFIKQSRKNKIADWEFIFQLWELPEREFQYLAQDILIALAGELRETDIDNVEHLIITRSWWDTVDALASNVVGKMCLNHSTLKESTIPVWSKSNNMWLSRAAILFQLKYKEETDTDLLRKVILDNTGSDEFFINKAIGWALRQYSKTDDQWVKDFIEHHELHPLSIREGSKYL, encoded by the coding sequence ATGAATAAAGAAATCGAAGAAATGAAAAACAGGTTGATAGAAGCCTATCATTCTTCCAGGAATGAAGAGCAGGCATTCCAGATGTCTGCCTATATGAAGAACCAGTTCCCGTTCTTAGGTACAAAGAAGCCTCAAAGGACAGTTTTACAAAAGCAGTTCATAAAGCAGTCCAGAAAGAATAAAATAGCCGACTGGGAGTTCATATTTCAACTATGGGAACTGCCGGAGAGGGAATTCCAATATCTTGCTCAGGACATCCTTATCGCTCTGGCCGGTGAACTCCGAGAGACCGATATTGATAATGTTGAGCATCTGATCATCACAAGGTCATGGTGGGATACTGTGGATGCCCTTGCATCAAACGTTGTCGGGAAGATGTGTCTCAATCATTCCACATTGAAAGAGAGTACTATACCTGTATGGAGCAAAAGCAACAACATGTGGCTTTCAAGGGCTGCCATATTATTCCAGTTGAAATATAAGGAAGAAACGGATACAGATCTGCTCAGGAAGGTCATTTTAGATAATACAGGCTCTGATGAGTTCTTCATCAACAAGGCGATCGGCTGGGCATTGAGGCAGTATTCAAAGACCGATGATCAGTGGGTAAAGGACTTCATAGAGCATCATGAGCTGCATCCTCTGAGCATCAGGGAAGGTAGCAAGTATCTGTGA